In Eupeodes corollae chromosome 3, idEupCoro1.1, whole genome shotgun sequence, a single genomic region encodes these proteins:
- the LOC129952199 gene encoding tetraspanin-18-like isoform X1, translated as MALSKRIKCFKYLVYSYVVLLTITGAAQIIIGTSLLWGHVGYYGIVQNKLWAPSAILLALGPFTFILCWMGCQATNQKKRCLLGMFSALLVAAICVQFIVCGWALAMRENLPTSVEIYVDDSFVDFLDKFSRTKVDNLHLWNRMQSQLQCCGVDGPLDYRRLSLPWSCCSRPEHAYESACDTHYKRGCLAVLSEQIKVRLLLACFAAAGIALVQSFGLFCAIHLTVLLGRSENGEDINRIAKRQQEFLPLSIQDKGRRDLPSPLSLSPSAPGHRLMKTAPPPPPTMPK; from the exons ATAACTGGAGCTGCTCAAATTATAATAGGAACTTCTTTGCTCTGGGGACATGTTGGTTATTATGGCATCGTACAAAACAAATTGTGGGCGCCATCCGCGATTCTCCTAGCTTTGGGTCCTTTCACATTCATCTTGTGCTGGATGGGATGTCAAGCGACGAATCAAAAGAAACGCTGCCTCCTAGGAATG TTTAGTGCACTATTAGTGGCAGCAATCTGTGTGCAATTCATTGTGTGCGGTTGGGCACTAGCTATGCGAGAGAATCTACCGACTTCGGTTGAGATTTACGTCGATGACTCCTTTGTTGATTTTCTGGATAAGTTTTCACGTACCAAAGTGGATAATTTGCATCTTTGGAATCGAATGCAATCACAG ttacAATGCTGCGGTGTGGATGGACCGTTAGATTATAGACGCTTATCATTGCCATGGTCCTGTTGCTCTCGGCCAGAACACGCTTATGAATCTGCTTGTGATACACATTATAAACGGGGATGCCTTGCAGTTTTATCGGAACAAATAAAGGTTCGACTTTTGCTGGCTTGCTTCGCTGCCGCTGGCATTGCACTAGTCCAG AGCTTTGGACTATTTTGTGCAATCCACTTGACGGTGCTTCTCGGAAGAAGTGAAAATGGTGAGGATATTAACCGCATTGCTAAACGACAGCAAGAATTTTTACCACTGTCCATTCAAGATAAAGGAAGACGTGATCTGCCATCGCCATTGAGTTTATCACCATCAGCACCTGGCCATCGACTTATGAAGACTGCTCCACCACCGCCACCTACAATGCCGAAATGA
- the LOC129952199 gene encoding tetraspanin-18-like isoform X2 — protein sequence MALSKRIKCFKYLVYSYVVLLTITGAAQIIIGTSLLWGHVGYYGIVQNKLWAPSAILLALGPFTFILCWMGCQATNQKKRCLLGMFSALLVAAICVQFIVCGWALAMRENLPTSVEIYVDDSFVDFLDKFSRTKVDNLHLWNRMQSQLQCCGVDGPLDYRRLSLPWSCCSRPEHAYESACDTHYKRGCLAVLSEQIKVRLLLACFAAAGIALVQSFGLFCAIHLTVLLGRSENDKGRRDLPSPLSLSPSAPGHRLMKTAPPPPPTMPK from the exons ATAACTGGAGCTGCTCAAATTATAATAGGAACTTCTTTGCTCTGGGGACATGTTGGTTATTATGGCATCGTACAAAACAAATTGTGGGCGCCATCCGCGATTCTCCTAGCTTTGGGTCCTTTCACATTCATCTTGTGCTGGATGGGATGTCAAGCGACGAATCAAAAGAAACGCTGCCTCCTAGGAATG TTTAGTGCACTATTAGTGGCAGCAATCTGTGTGCAATTCATTGTGTGCGGTTGGGCACTAGCTATGCGAGAGAATCTACCGACTTCGGTTGAGATTTACGTCGATGACTCCTTTGTTGATTTTCTGGATAAGTTTTCACGTACCAAAGTGGATAATTTGCATCTTTGGAATCGAATGCAATCACAG ttacAATGCTGCGGTGTGGATGGACCGTTAGATTATAGACGCTTATCATTGCCATGGTCCTGTTGCTCTCGGCCAGAACACGCTTATGAATCTGCTTGTGATACACATTATAAACGGGGATGCCTTGCAGTTTTATCGGAACAAATAAAGGTTCGACTTTTGCTGGCTTGCTTCGCTGCCGCTGGCATTGCACTAGTCCAG AGCTTTGGACTATTTTGTGCAATCCACTTGACGGTGCTTCTCGGAAGAAGTGAAAATG ATAAAGGAAGACGTGATCTGCCATCGCCATTGAGTTTATCACCATCAGCACCTGGCCATCGACTTATGAAGACTGCTCCACCACCGCCACCTACAATGCCGAAATGA